The DNA sequence TCAGGACTCATTTCTCTATCCGTGCGTGCCTGCAAGGTGAGGCCAGGTAGAGCGTTACATTACTCGCTCCTAGGTGCAAATTGGAATCTCAAAGTTGGAACGAGGTAAGTTTGATGGTACCTTTGTACGGAACCATGAAATAAAACCAGGCCTGGCATTTTTGAGGaaatcatcttcttcttcgacGGTAGGAGCCGTATTCCTTCGCCCTTAAAAAACTCCCTAAAAAACAAGAGATGAAGGTGGTCGGACCGATACATGGAGGATATTGACTACGTATGTAACAAGTCCAGAAGTGAGAACTTACATTCGATAAGGAACCACTTCTTCAAGGTTCAACAACACGTAGAGCATGATAGTGCGAAACTCATATTGTTGCAACGTCTTGGGGGTACCTGCGCTTCCCCTTCCAAGTTGCCCCGTGAAAAGGCTCAGGGTCGATAAATTCTTGTCCTCATTGTAACGAGGGAGTGGTTTCATGTTCGGAAGGTTGTCAGTATAGTACACCTTTGTGAAGTTTGACACCTCCTCCACTCTTGCTGCCTCTGCCACGGAAAcctcaattttagctttattttTACACTTTTTGCGAAGAATCTTTAGACACCTCTCGATTGGATAGCACCAACGGGCCTGCACAGGACCCCCCAGCCGTGCCTCACGTGGGAGGTGCAAGATCAGATGCTGCATTGGCAGAAAGAAGCTGGGTGGAAAGATCATCTCCAACTTGCAAATCAGCAGCGGTGCAAGACGCTCTAGGTCATGAATCACTTCTCGAGATAACTCTCTGGTACAAAGTTGACGGAAGAAAtagctcaactctgccagaacACACCAAACTGGCTCGGGGAGGTATCCACGGGTCATCGCAGGAAGAAGTCGCTCAATCCATATGTGGAAGTCATGACTCTTTGTCCCTAACACTTTCATAGTATTAAGGTTCACTCCCCTACTCAGATTCGCCACATACCCATCAGGAAATAGTAACATCTTCATCCACTCCAGCACTTCCTTCCTATCGCTCCTTTTCAGGATGTAATCGGCTGGCCCTCTTCTCCAATTCTTGCCCAGCTTAGGGGTCTTCATCACTAGCTTTGGTCTATCGTAGATCGCCTCCATGTCAAGTGTAGCCTTAACGTTGTCCTTTGACTTCTGTTTTATGTCCATGAGGGTTCCCCAAAGTGCCTCGGCGATATTCTTTTCTGTGTGCATCACATCGATGTTGTGTGGAAGCAGAAGGTCCTTGAAGTAGGGGAGCCTAGTCAACCCCGATATATGGGTCCACATGTGTTCCTGACCATACCCAATAAAACCATCAGTGTCTTTGTCAATTTTGAGAGCCTGTAACTCGGCAAGGACCTAGGCACAACTCTTAATCTCAGGAATAGGGTCGGTGACTTCAACACCTTTAGTGAAGTGTTGGGTGTCTCGTCTGAATTCATGGTTCTCAGGCAGGAATTGACGGTGTTTGTCAAACGAAGAGTACTTGCCACCCTTCTTCAGCCAGGTGAACATCACAGATTCCATACATACTGGGCAAGGGAACTTCCCGTGAACACACCACCCACAGAATATGCCATACGCTAGGAAGTCATGCATTGAATACTGATACCACACATGCATTGTGAAGTTCTTCTTTGTAGCTCGGTCGTATGTCAGTACCCCCTTTTCCCAAGCATGTTCTAGTTCATCCCACAGTGGTTGCATGAACACACCCATATTCTTGCCCGAGTGTCCAGGTATTATCAGTGACAATAACACGTTCTTCGGTTCAAACATGACGCCGGGGGGAAGATTGAGGGGGATCACAAATACGGGCCAACAAGTGTACGGGGCCGCAAGTGTTCCATACGGGTTGAACCCATCTATTGCTATGGCTACACGTACATTTCGAGCGTCCTTAGCTTTGTCAGGATACTGCATATCGAAGTACTGCCATGCCTCAGCATCCGATGGGTGCACCATCTTGTCACTGTATCTTTTGCCATCCTTGTGCCATGTCATCTGCTTCGCGGACTCCTCTGTCATGAACATCCGTTGGAGCCTCGGGGTGAGTGGAAGGTACCGGACGACCATCTCGGGGATCTTAGACTCCACCTTCTTGCCATCACCACCATCTACCTCCACATACCTCGAGGCCTTGCACTTTGGACAGTGCGTTGCAGCCTTCAGATCTTCTCCCCTAAATAGGACGCACCCATTAGGACAAGCATGGATCGATTCATACGACATCTTTAGTGCACGGAGGAGCTTCACTGACTCGTACGTGTTCTTCGGCAGCGTGTGATCCTTCGGAAGCATTGTGCCCAAAACTGCCAACATGAGATTGAAGCCGTCTCGACTCAGGCTCAACTGCGACTTCAACCCTAGAAGGCGACCAACGGCATCCAGTTGCGACATTGTTGTCTTCTCGTGAAGAGGCTTCTGTGCCAAAGACATCATTTCATAGAAAGCCTTTGTGGTTTCCTCTGGATCCTCCTCCATCAATCCTTCATTGCCATGTGCCTCATTATAGTCTACCACCATGTCGGCCACCCCAGCATCCCCATCATACTCCTCGAGGCGTGCTCTTACCTCCTCTTCTCTAATAAATGTTTTTGCTTCACCATGGAAGATCCACCTCTTGTAGTTTTCCACAAATCCGTACTTGAAAAGATCTTTGTAGACCTCCCTCTGTACTTTTCTTTTATGGTTCTTACACTCTTTGCAGGGACACCACGTTCGATCCGACCCGTGAGCATCTGGCCCAAATGCTTGCTCCAGGAAATTATTGGTCCCCCTAACCCATTCATCGCTCTTCCTCTTAGTTGTCCAGCCAGTGTACATCCACTCACGGTCATCCATCCTCTATTATGCGACAATGTAAGCAAGTAATAAAACCAGCATTTACATCTACAAGGCGTTCCTACCATCTAATAGGTGAAagataggtcctaatcccacccTAGGATGCGTAGATGAGGTTAGCTTCCATGCTCCGCTCCCGTCCGAGACggaatttcggcagcacctccccgctgTTCTCCCGATACACGTCCCGGTGGGGAGAGTGTGTATCCGGAGAACAACGGAAAGGTGCGGCCGAAACTCCGACTTGAACaagagcagaacatggaagctaACCCATCTACGCATCCGCGGGCTGTCCAAAAAACGTGGACAATCCGAAAGAGATACTGTCGCAGATATGCACTGATCAGCATACCAACGACCATATATCCCTTTCGGACGGGAGACGCCTAACTTGGTTGCGTAATCTATAACTACTATAAGGATGAGAGGTGAATTATACCTAGGATAGCGACACAAAGGCGAGTAGCAGGGCGATGGAGAGTCGACACGGTGTAGGAAGACCCACAGCACCCACGAACACGATCGGAGTCACCAAGTACCTCCCACAGGTGATCCtacaaaaaagacaaaaaaagatTAGTATCCACTcaaaatttcggcagcacctcccctaaACGGGGAGGTTCCAAAACTTGCAAAAAACAATGGCGCGAAGGCCGATAACCACAACGGCACGAAGGCCAATAACCATAGTGGCACGAAGGCCGACATCACAATGGCACGAAGGCCAACAATTAGAAGGATTAATTAGCACACCTGCTCAAATGCAACATGGATAGATAAACTTTAAACTTTTTTCAGAGAGCTTCatactttattattattattacagtATAAACAGCTGCTAATTCAAACTTTACTGGTTTTGCTAGGATTCTTGCATTTTAATACGTACAAAACACAACATAAACTAGTACATTAGCATTATCATTAGACTGATGCAGCAAACGAGCTCGGTAGCAAGCCCCCAGAACTATGGAGTAGCAAACTGTATATTGTATTATTGTGTTGTTCAGTATGTTATCCACACTATGAGTTCTAATGCCCTAGTACTGAAGGTTTTATACCAGTGTAGTTATGGTGCTATTTTCAGTAAGCCAAAGCCAGGAAGACTGCCACAGTCTTAAAAAATTAAGATGTCAAGAAGAGAGGCTTTGAGTGCGCCATATCATGCTTTCAGTCTTTTTTGTTATAACAAAGCTTCACTCTAGACATGAATTTCTTTCTAACCAAACCGATGGcagcaaactgaccaaaccgatGGCATGTTGTTTGCAGGCCTTGGATGCCGCCTTCAACCACGATCTGGAAGTCATCCAAGACCGGGAACAGGCACAACGGGTTTTGACTGAGCCCAGGAGATTGATTTGACCAACACATCGAAGCGAGACGGGTCACGGGCGTGCTGTGCCTCCGACGAATCTCCATGGATGGAGCCACGGCTTCCCCACCCGCGTCCCAAACCAATCCCAAATCGAGAAGGGCGAGTTCGAATTCAACCTGGGTCGGCTGTCGTCGGAGCGGCGATTGCGCTGTGGAAGCCGCCTCAGGAGCGTCGGAGTGgcagcgccgcgccgcgccgaggCCTCTGACGACATCGGCGAAGGAGATCCGTCCGCCAGCACGTCAGGAGCGGCCGGGGCAGGGGCGTCCGCACACGTCCGCACACGTCCGGGGCACCTGGCTTCACGCGGCGTCCGTACACGTTCGGAGCGGCCGGAGCAGCCGGGGCCGGCACGGCCGGGGCGGCCTAGGCGCAGGGCGCAGGGGGTGAGGGGGCAGGCTGCAGGGGGTGAGGGCGCAGGGTGCTGGGTGAGCGGCCGGGGCGCAGGGCACGGGGCGCGGCCGGGCTGACGGCGggagtgcggcggcggcggcgctgcgtgcGGGTGGGAGCTGCTGCTGCGTGCGGGTGCGTGAGGGGTAGGTTGGTGCCTGCGGGTGCGTGagttgcatttttttttcaagataagGTTGGGGGCTCTTAGGTTTaagttctttgccgactgctattAGGCAGTCAGTCGGCAAAGGCAcagtatattttatttataaatattctttgccgactgtctGGATttaaggcagtcggcaaagaattttttttttgtctaattTATTTTGTAGCCTCAACTTGCTcaaaaatttttgaaatttttatcatagcctcCAGATGTAATAAAATGACACTTCAAAAAGTTTCGTAGTTTTTTTTACCTTTTTGGCTATATTTTGTTAATTTATTTCGTTTAATTGAATTGTCCACAGTATAATCCAACTTTGAACTACAGGTGCATGAAATAATGAAACATAGGCAttagaaaaatgatattcatattAGAGAATGTATTTTGAGGTCGTGCCCAGAAACTCATCCAAAATTTTAAAGTCCTTATCCACGGAATATGACTATCCAAGTGTTGTAGAATagctttttaattatataaaattcaaacaaaATCGAAAATTTATGAAACTTGTTGgggtgtcatgttatcacatgtgtagcctatgataaaaattttagaaagtTTGGAGCAAATTGTGATGTCAGATGTACAAAACTCAAACACTTCCGAATGTCATCACATGTGATCATATTGGAATTGTGTGGTTTTTGTTCATCTGATACTacaacttgctccaaactttctcaaattttttctaTAGAGTACACATTTGATAACATTAAACCTCAAaaagttttgtgattttttgactttttttgctatatttcatta is a window from the Sorghum bicolor cultivar BTx623 chromosome 5, Sorghum_bicolor_NCBIv3, whole genome shotgun sequence genome containing:
- the LOC110435869 gene encoding WAS/WASL-interacting protein family member 2-like — protein: MENTLHLNMSVTENSAAVNQFTPAGCKGTKEEQEERNTETNKASKGSWLETNKKAMNIQRAQAPATVRPRLTVTFHSWRTPMPVALNVKCPSRHQPTPHAPARSSSSHPHAAPPPPHSRRQPGRAPCPAPRPLTQHPAPSPPAACPLTPCALRLGRPGRAGPGCSGRSERVRTPREARCPGRVRTCADAPAPAAPDVLADGSPSPMSSEASARRGAATPTLLRRLPQRNRRSDDSRPRLNSNSPFSIWDWFGTRVGKPWLHPWRFVGGTARP